The genome window CTTCCGCTCTCCCCCGCCGCCGATCATGATCGGGAGCCGCCCGCGCGGCGGCTGCGGGAGGTTGATCGTCTCCTTGAGGTGGAAGTGCGTGCCGTCGTAGGCACCGTCGTCATCGGACCACATCTGGTTGACGATCTGCAGCGTCTCCTCGAGTCGCTCGAACCGCTCGGACGTCGAGGGGAACGGGACGCCGAGGCCCTCGTGCTCACGGTCGTACCAAGCAGCTCCGATGCCGAGCCACGCACGCCCGCGGGAGAGCACGTCGATGGTCGTGGCGATCTTCGCGAGCAGCCCCGGGTGGCGGTAGGTCACGCCGGTGACGAGCAGGCCGAGCTCGAGCTGCTCGGTGATGCCTGCGAGGTAGCCGAGCGTCGTGTAGCCCTCGAGCATCGGCTCGAACGGACCACCGGCCGGGATCATCTGGTAGTAGTGATCCATCACCGTGAAGAGCCGGAAACCGCCCTCGTCGGCGATCTTCGCGGTCTCGGTGAGGCGGTCGGTGAGGTTGGTCTCCCAGCCCTCGTGCGTGAAGGTGAAGTAGTGAAGTCCGGCATCCATGCTTCTACGATGCCACCCGTGCTGAAGCGTCTGCCTGCCGTCCTCGCCCTCCTCCTCGCCGCCTCCTCGTTGGTGGCGTGCGGCTCGGACTCCGGCAAGGCGTCCGACAGCGGAGCGGAGTGCCGCTACCCCTCCGACGGCAGCAGTACGTCGACCACGACTCCCCCCGCCACGCCGGTCTCCAGCGCCGACTCGACGGCGACCCTCCAGCTCAGTGTCGGCGCCGTGCCGATCACCCTCCACGGCGGCGCCGCACCGTGCACGGTCAACTCCTTCGTCGCCCTGGCCAAGGCCGGTTACTTCGACGGGACGCCCTGCCACCGCCTGACGACCGCAGGCATCCTCGTCCTCCAGTGCGGCGACCCGACGGGCTCCGGCCAGGGCGGTCCGGGCTACTCCTTCGACGACGAGCTCACAGCCGCCAAGGCGTTCGCGCCCGGCGAGACCTGGTCCGACGGCACCAAGACCGTCGTCTACCCGGCCGGCACGCTGGCGATGGCCAACGCGGGCGCGGACACCAACGGCTCGCAGTTCTTCCTCGTCTACGGAGACAGCTCACTGCCGCCGGCCTACACGGCCTTCGGCACCGTCGGAAGCGCCGGGCTGGCGGTCCTGCAGCAGGTCGCGAAGGACGGAACGGCCGACGGCAGCCAGGACGGTCCGCCGAAGGACGGCGTGAAGATCAGCTCAGTCAAGCTCTCCTGAGCGGTAGGTCACCGGCGCGCTGAGCGCGACGGTCCGACCGACCGTGCACAGCCGGTCCTGCGACTTCCGGATCGCCGACTCCAGCACCGCCCGCGCGGCGTCGCCGGCCTCCCCCTCCGGGAAGGTGATGTCGAAGGTGACGGTCACGCCGTCGAGGTGGTTGCCCTGCTCGTCGCGGAGCTTGGTGCCTTCCGAACGCGCCCGAAAGGTCTCGAAGGGCGCGCGCTTACCGGTGATGAAGTCGACGTCGAGTGCGCTGCATCCCGCGACCGCGGCGAGCAGCAGCTCGACGGGCGTGAAGTCCGGGTCGTCGCCATGGCCGAGAGCGACGATCCCGCCACGGGAGTTGGTCGCCTTGAAGCGGTGCTCGCCCATCTGGGTCAGTTCCACGGTGGTCATGTGGGACAGATTAGGGTCTGCGCATGAGTCTCACGGGTCAGAGCCAGAGCCTCCAGCGAGCCGAGGCGGAGGCCCGACGGGCACTGCTGTCGGTCGATGGGTACGACATCACCCTCGACCTGAGCATCGACGAGACGACGTACCGCTCGGTGACCACGATCCGGTTCACCAGCGGATCGGGCGAGACGTTCCTCGACCTCAAGCCCGTCGCGGTGCACGCGATGACGCTGGACGGCGCGCCCCTCCCCCTCGACTCCCTCGACCGGGGCCGGGTGCCGCTGAGCCTCTCCTCCGGCGCCCATGAGCTGACGGTCGAGGCCACCATGCGGTTCCGCAACGACGGCGAGGGCCTGCACCGCTCGATCGACCCGGCCGACGGCCGCGCGTACATCTACGGCATGTCCTTCATGGACGCGGCGCCCTCGATCTTCGCCTGCTTCGACCAGCCCGATCTGAAGGCGCCCTACACCTTCAACGTGACCGCGCCGGCGGACTGGATCGTGCGTGCCAATGCACCGGGGACCCACGTGGCACACGGGGTTTGGGAGTTCGAGCGGAGTGAGCCGCTGTCGACGTACTTCGTCACGCTCATCGCCGGGCCGTACCACCTCATCGAGGACGAGCATGACGGCATCCCGCTGGGCCTGCTCGCCCGCGCGAGCCTTGCCGACGCACTCGAGGAGCAGGCCGACGACATCCTCACCGTCACGAAGCAGAGCTTCGACGAGCTGCACCGGCTCTTCGGGATCCGCTACGCCTTCGGCAAGTACGACCAGGCGTTCGTGCCCGAGTTCAACGCCGGCGCGATGGAGAACCCCGGCCTGGTCACCTTCCGCGACCCGCTCATCTTCACCTCCCGCGCGACCCGTGGCGCCCTGATCCAACGGGCGACGACGATCGCCCACGAGATGGCGCACCAGTGGTTCGGCAACCTCGTCACTCCGCAGTGGTGGGACGACCTGTGGCTCAACGAGTCCTTCGCCGAGTACCTCGGCAACCGCGTCGCCGCCGATGCGACGCAGTACGACGACACCATGGTCGACCTCGCCTACGCGCGCCGTCAGTGGGGACTGGTCGCCGACCAGGCACCCTCGACCCACCCCGTCGCCGGCAACGGCGCCCTCGACGCCGTCGCGGCCCTGCAGGACTTCGACGGCATCTCCTACATCAAGGGCTCGGCCATCCTGCGCCAGCTCGCCGCGACCCACGGCGACGACGTCTTCTTCGCCGGTGCGCGCGACCACTTCGAGCGGCACCGGTTCGGCAACGCGACGCTGCACGACCTGCTCGACTCCTGGTCCCGTGCCGGTGCCGGAGACCTCTCCGGCTTCGCCGACGAGTGGCTGCTCAAGGCCGGCCCGGATGCCCTGACCTGGGATCGAGAGGCCGGCGTCGTGCGCCGCACTCCCCCGGCCGGTGTGCCCGCCGCACGCCCGCACGCGTTCCGCGTCGCCGTGGCTGCCGGTGGGTCGTGGTCGGACGACTCCCTCAACGTCGACAGTGACGAGACGGCGTACGCGCCTGACGCTGAGGCCGTGATCCTCGATCCGTACGACGACACCTGGGCCGTCACCCTCCCGGACCCGTCGACCGTTGCGGCGCTGCCCGCGCTGCTGCCGTCGGTCACCGACGCCCACCTGCGGGCGGGGATCTGGAACACGCTGCGCAACGGCTTCCACAACGCCGCGGTCGACCCGGCCCTCCTCGTCGACATCGCCGTCGCGTCGCTGCCCCTCGAGGACGCCGAGGACGGGCCGCGACGCACCCGCGCCTGGCTGCTCGGCAAGGTCGTGCCGCTCGCGCCGGCCGGCTCGCTGCGTCGCCTCCGCGACACCGCTGCCTCGGCACTCGAGCTCCAGGAGCCCGGCTCGGAACTGCAGCTCTCGGCCTTCCGCACCCTCCTGTCCACGACCGACTCGGCGGATGAGCTGCGGGGCTTCCTCAGCGGTGTCCCGGACGGCGTCGAGCTCGATCGTGCCGTGCGGTGGCGGATCCTCACGCGCCTGGCCGAGATGGGCGCCACCGAGCGTCAGGAGCTCCAGGCGGCGTTCGACGCCGACCCGACCGGCGATGCGCGCGTCTCGCTCACACGCGCGCTCTGCTCGCTGCCCGACGAGGAGGCGAAGGCCTGGGCCTGGTCGGTCTTCACCGGCGAGACGGACGTGTCCAACTACGAGATCGAGGCGGCCGGCGCCGGACTCTGGCGCGGCGGCCAGGAGCACCTCACCGCGCAGTACGTCGACGCCTACTTCGACACGCTGCCGAGGACCGCTTCGATCCGCAGCGGCTGGGTGCTGGCCGATGCCGCGTCGGCGTTCTTCCCGGCGACGTCGGTCGAGTCGACCACACTGGCGAGGGCCGAAGCGCTCATCAGCGACCCGGAGCTGGCCAGTCCCCTGCGACGACGGCTGACCGACCTGGCCGACGGCCTCCGCCGGCAGCTCGCCGTGACGTCCCGCTGGCCCCACTGATCGCCTCCTGATCGCCTCCGGACCGACCCGCCTCGGCGTGGGACGACGGTTCTGTCGGCCGCCGCTGCGAGACTTCGGCACATGGTGTTCCTTTACCTTCTGCTCGGTGTCGTGCTCGGGGCGGCACTCGGTGCTGCGGTCGTGACGCAGCGCCTGCGCACACAGCACGCGGCTGAGCTCGCCGCCGAGTTGGCCGGCGCCCGCGAGCAGACCGAAGCGGTGGTGCGCGAGGCCGTCGCGAAGGCCGGTGCGGACGCGGAGTCGCGGCTCGCCCACATGGAGTCGATGCTCCACGCGGAGCACGGGACGCTGCTGGCCCAGCTCCGCCAGCAGGAGGCCGAGCAGCGCGCCGAGACCGAGGCGGCGCTCGCCGCCGCGAAGGCCCGCGTCGCCTCGCTCGAGGAGGCCCTCGACGAGGCACGGCGTGCCCAGCGCGACCTCGCCGAGCAGCACCGGCGTCAGGCCGCCGAGCGCGAGGCCGCGGCGGGCCGCGAGAGCCAGGTCGTCAAGGTGATCGCACCCGTCGCCGCCCAGATCGAGAAGATGCAGCACCAGCTCCTCACGCTCGAGACCAAGACGGCCAAACAGCAGGGCGAGCTCGCTGAGCAGATCCGAGCCACCCAGGCCGGCGTCGCCGAGTCGCGTCGCGCCTCCACCGATCTCGCCAACGTGCTGCGCAACAACAACGCCGTCCGCGGCGCTTGGGGTGAGACCCAGCTGCGCAACCTCGTCGAGTCGGCCGGGCTGCTCAACCGCGTCGATTTCGAGCTGCAGCACTCGATGACCGCCGACTCCGGTGCTCGCCGGCCCGACATGGTGCTGAACCTGCCCGGCGGCAAGCAGATGGCGATCGACGCGAAGGTGCCCTACAACGACTTCATGGATGCTCAGCGCGAGGGCCTCGCGCCCGAGGCGCGCGAGCAGCACCTGCGCAACCACGCCGCCAAGGTGCGCGGCCACGTCGACACGCTGGCCGCGAAGGGCTACTGGACGGGACTCGCGGTCAGTCCGGAGTTCACGGTCGCCTTCATCCCGAACGACCAGATCCTCAACGCGGCCCTCGACATCGACCCCAGCCTGCTCGACCACTCGTTCAAGCAGAACGTCCTGCTCGCGACGCCGACCAACCTCTACTCCATGCTGAAGACGATCGCGTTCACCTGGAAGCAGGAGGCGCTCACCGAGGACGCGCTCGCACTCTTCACACTGGGCCAGGACCTCTACCGCCGGATCACGACGATGGCGAGCCACGTGGAGAAGCTCGGACGATCGCTGACCACGAGCGTCAAGGACTACAACAAGTTCGTCGGCTCCCTCGAGCGGCAGGTCCTCCCGGCCGCCCGCAAGATCAACGCCGTCGACGGCGCCTCCCTCATCCCCGCACCTCCGGAGATCGAGGAGCCCGTCCGCGCCCTCACCGCCGGTGACCTCACGGCCGAGCTGGCCACGCAGGAGGCCGACGAGGTCGACCTCTTCGCCGACCTCGCCCGTCCCGAGTTCCCGGACGGGATCGACCAGGTCGTCGACGCCGAGCTCGTGGAGCCCGACGCCGACGCTGTCTGATCAGTCCCGCCGACCGACACGCGTGCGGCCGCAAGGCGCCGACGCGAAGGCGACCTTCGAGCGAAGCGGGTCGTCGAGCGGCGTGCAACGCCGCGGACGCTCCGTGTCAGTCGGCGGCGAAGGCCTCGACGGGCGGGCAGGAGCAAACGAGATTGCGGTCGCCGTACGCGTTGTCGATGCGGGCGACGGGCGGCCAGTACTTGTCCGGGTTGATGCCGGTGGGAAAGACCGCGAGCTCACGGGAGTAGGCACGGTCCCACTCCCCGACCAGCGCCCGCGACGTGTGCGGCGCCCCGCGGAGCACAGAGGTCTCCGGAGTCCACTCCCCCGCAGCCACGCGGTCGATCTCGCCACGGATCGCGATCATCGCTTCGATGAAGCGGTCGAGCTCGCCGAGGTCCTCGGACTCCGTCGGCTCGACCATCAACGTGCCGGCCACCGGGAAGGACATCGTCGGGGCGTGGAACCCGTAGTCGATGAGGCGCTTGGCCACGTCGTCCACCGTCACGCCGGTCGCAGCCGTGAGGCCGCGAAGGTCGAGGATGCACTCGTGGGCGACGAGGCCGGAGTCGCCGCGGTAGAGCACCGGGAAGTACTCGCCGAGCCGCGCGGCGACGTAGTTGGCCGAGAGCACCGCCGAGGCCGTGGCGGCCGCGAGGCCCTCGGCGCCCATCAGCCGGACGTAGGCCCAGGAGATCGGCAGGATGCCCGCCGAGCCGTACGGCGCCGCCGAGATCGGCCCGATGCCGGACTGCTTCGACTCCTCGGGGTGGAATCCGTGTGACGGGAGGTAGGGGGCCAGGTGCGAGCGCACCGCGACCGGGCCGACGCCCGGACCGCCGCCACCGTGCGGGATGCAGAAGGTCTTGTGCAGGTTGAGATGGGAGACGTCGCCGCCGAACTGGCCGGGCTTGGCGTACCCCAGCAGGGCGTTGAAGTTGGCGCCGTCGATGTAGACCTGGCCGCCGTGGGAGTGGACGATCTCGCAGAGCTCGGTGATGCCCTCCTCGTAGACGCCGTGCGTCGAGGGGTAGGTGACCATGATCGCCGCGAGGTCAGCACTGTGCTCGTCGCACTTCGCGCGCAGGTCGTCGAGGTCGACGGTGCCGTCGTCGGCCGACTTCACCACGACGGCCCGCATCCCGGCCATGATCGCCGAGGCTGCGTTGGTGCCGTGGGCCGAGGACGGGAGCAGGCAGACATCGCGCTTCTCCTGGCCGTTGGCGCGATGGAAGCCGCGGATCGCGAGCAGTCCGGCGAGCTCGCCCTGGGAGCCGGCGTTCGGCTGGATGGAGACCTTGTCGTAGCCCGTCGCCTCGGCGAGCCAGCCCTCGAGCTCCTCGACCAGCTGCTGATAGCCGGTCGCATCCCCGGCGGGGACGAAGGGGTGCAGGTCGGCGAAGCCGGGCAGCGAGATCGGCTCCATCTCGGTGGTCGCGTTGAGCTTCATCGTGCAGGAACCCAACGGGATCATGCCGCGGTCGAGTGCATAGTCGCGGGCCGACAGCGTGCGCAGGTAGCGGAGCATCTGCGTCTCGGAGCGGTGCGCGTGGAAGACCTCGTGGGCGAGGAACTCCGACCGGCGGGCGAGTCCGGCCGGGATGGCCGAGGCGGCGGTCCGGTCGAGCTCGTCGATCCCCGCCTCGTCGAGTGAGACGCCGAAGGCGGCCAGCACCTCGATGACGGTCGTCCGCGTCGTGACCTCGGAGGTCGAGAGGGAGACGGTGTCGGCGTCGACCCCACGCAGGTGGTAGCCCTCGGCGCGTGCGGAGGCGACGATGTCGGTGGCGCGACCGGGTGCGCTCACCGTGAGGGTGTCGAAGAACGCCTCGTTGGCCAGCCCGAAGCCGGCCTGCTGGAGCGCGGACGCGAGCACGGCGGCGTACCGGTGGGCGCGGGTGGCGATGGAGGTGAGCCCGTCGGGACCGTGGTAGACGGCGTACATCGAGGCCCCGACGGCCAACAGCACCTGTGCGGTGCAGATGTTGGACGTGGCCTTCTCCCGGCGGATGTGCTGCTCACGGGTCTGGAGGGCGAGGCGGTACGCCGGCCTCCCCTCGGCATCGATCGAGACGCCGACCAGCCGCCCGGGCATGTGGCGCTCCAGGCCGGAGTGGACCGCCATGTACCCGGCGTGCGGGCCGCCGTAGAAGAGCGGGATGCCGAAGCGCTGCGCCGAGCCGACGACGACGTCGGCGCCGAGAGCTCCGGGCGCCTCGAGCAGCGTGAGCGCGAGCAGGTCGGCGGCCACGACGACGAGCGCGTCGCGCTCGTGCGCCGCCTCGATGATCGGGCGCGGGTCGAGGATGTGGCCGCTCGCGCCGGGGTACTGGAGGAGCACGCCGGCGATCTGGCCCTGGGGCAGTGGCTCGGAGAGATCAGCGACGATCACCTCGATGCCCATCGCCTCGGCACGCGTCTTCACGACGTCGATCGTCTGCGGCAGCGCATCGGCATCGACGACGAATGCGCCCATGCCCGCCTTGCGGTTGGCGCGTCGCACCAGCGTCATGGCCTCGGCGGCGGCGGTGCCCTCGTCGAGCAGCGACGAGTTGGCGACCGGCAGGCCGGTCAGGTCACCGATCATGGTCTGGAAGTTGATCAACGCCTCGAGGCGCCCCTGCGAGATCTCCGGCTGGTACGGCGTGTACGCGGTGTACCAGGACGGGTCCTCGAGCACGTTGCGCCGGATCACGGCCGGGGTGATCGTGGCGTGGTAGCCGAGGCCGATCAGCGACTCCCCCGGGTTGTTCTGCCCGGCGAGGGCGCGAGCCAGGTCCGCGACCTCGCGCTCGCTCATCGCGGAGGGAAGGTCGAGCCGCCCGTGGCTGCGGATACCCGCGGGAACCGCAGCGTCCATGAGCGCGTCCAGCGAGTCGAAGCCCAGGCGCTCGAGCATCGAGCGCTCCGCGGCGGCATCGAGACCGATGTGGCGACGTACGAAGGGAACCGCCGCGTCGAGCGAGGTCAGGGTGGGCTGGTCGGACACGGAGCGACTCCTGGGGGCAACGATCGGACGTGACGTCCTCCCCCTCTGTCACCGCGCCGATGCCGCTTCAGAGTCGCCGCGCCCGCACGGTCGTGGTGCCTGAGAGATTCCGGGGAGGAATTGCCCCTTCGGCGCCCGCCATCAGGAGGGACTCTCCCGCGCGGCCTTGGTAGCTGGCCGCAACGATACCGGAGGTCTAGCCGATCTTGCGCGCGGCACGGCGCGCGGCCAGCTCGTCGCCGGCGACACCGTCAGCCTCGGCAGCGTCATCAGCGGTGCGCTCGCTGGGCAGCGCCGAGAGTGTGCCCTCGATCTCGCGCCAGACGCCACCGATCGCGATGCCGAAGACACCCTGACCGCCCTGGAGCAGGTCGATGACCTCGTCATTGCTGGTGCACTCGTAGACCGAGGCCCCGTCGCTCATCAGCGTCACGCGGGTGAGGTCCTCGGTGCCGCGCTCACGCAGGTGCGTGACCGCCGTGCGGATCTGCTGCAGTGAGATGCCGGCGTCGAGAAGTCGCTTGATGATCTTGAGGATCAGGATGTCGCGGAAGGAGTAGAGCCGCTGGGTACCCGAGCCCGAGGCGCCACGCACGCTCGGCTCGATCAGACCGGTGCGGGCCCAGTAGTCCAGCTGGCGGTACGTGATGCCGGCGGCGTTGCAGGCCGTCGGGCCGCGGTAGCCCAGGTCGTCGGGCAGGGGCGACACGTCGTCGGTGAACAAGAGGCCCTGCTCGTCAGCCTGCTCGGCTGCGGCAAGCACCTCGGCGGTCGCGCCGATCTCCTGCTCGTGCTCGTTCACGTGCGTCCTCCGTGAGGTCTACTCCGTTGAGCGTAACTCCCAAGCTGGGGAAGTCCATGGAATTCGGATGCGAATCTCACGGCTGGAGTTACAACAGAGACAGTTCAACGTAGGACGCCGCAGAGCATCGGTCAAAGACCCGCCCGGCGTGTCGGAACTCTCAACCTCATCTTGAGGGTGAGACCACCGCTCATTCGGTCGAGAAGTCGTCCGGGGTGACCTGGTCGAGGAACTCGCGGAACTTCTCGACCTCCTCGGCGGCGTCGGCGTCCTCGCCGGGGACGATCACGCCGGCCTCCGCCAGGACCGAGTCGTCGCAGAGGATCCGCGCGCCCGTGCGCAGTGCGAGCGCGATCGAGTCCGACGGACGTGCGCTCACCTCCACGCCGTTGTCGAAGACGAGGGAGGCGTAGAAGACGCCATCACGCACCTCGGTGATCTGGACCTCGGTCAGTTCGGCGCCCAGCGCCTCGACCACGCCTTTGAGCAGGTCGTGGGTCAGCGGGCGGGGTGGGACCACGCCCTGCTGCGCGAACGCGATCGCCGTGGCCTCGACCGCGCCGATCCAGATCGTCAGATAGCGCTCCCCGTCGACCTCGCGCAGCAGGACCAGCGGCTGGTTGGAGGGGACCTCCACCCGCACGCCCATCACGTCGACTTCTCGCACGTCGTTCAGCCTACGTCGGCGGGATCAACCACGGAGCGAGGACTTGAGCAGGAGCCCGTGCAGCTGTGCGGCCAGGGCCGCCACCCCCGGCTCGACCTCGTCGGCGTCGCGGCGCCCACTCATCGCCTGGCGAACGAGGTCGGCCTCGCGGTCGGCGGCGTTGCGGAAGACGCGGAAGGCGGCGGCGTGGAAGCCGTAGTTCGACAACTGCTGCGCGGCCCGGACCAGGGCGAGGTCGTCGGTCGTGTAGTGACCGGAACGGGACGGCGAGACCACGCGCGCGTCCTCGAGTCCGGCGAGGAACTCCTCACTCACCTCGGCCACCTTGAGGACCTCCTTGCGGGAGAGCCGCAGGTTGTCGCGTCGCTCGAAGAGCTCCGCGGTCGGCAGGCCCTCGTCGCCCAGTGCGAAGTCGGGAACCGTCGGCGTCGTGGGCATGATCGCGGGCGGCTGCAGCCCGCGGTCGATCGCGTCGAGGTGCTCGGCGATGACCTTCTTCGGCAGGTGGTGGTCACGCTGCATCGTCAGGATGTAGCGGATCCGCTCGACGTCGGCGTCGGAGAACTTGCGGTACCCCGCCGGAGTCCGCTCGGGATTGATCAGCCCGTCGTCCTCGAGGAGACGGATCTTCGGGATGCTGATGCGTCCGGGGAACTCCGGGGCGAGGAGGTCGAGCACGCGCCCGATGTTGAACCTCTCCCCCGAATCACCCGCGTGGGCGTGGGCGGCGGTGGCCGCCATCAGCCTGCGTGGCCGGCGTAGAAGACGAGCCGGAACTTGCCGATCTGGACCTCGTCCCCGTCCTTGAGGGTGACGTGGTCGATCCGGTCGCGGTTGACGTAGGTGCCGTTGAGGCTGCCCGCGTCCTTCACGCCCCACGACTCACCGTCGCGCGCGAACTCCGCGTGACGCCGCGAGACCGTCACGTCGTCGAGGAAGATGTCGCTGTCGGGATGGCGGCCGGCCTGGACGGTCGGCTTGTCGAGGAGGAAGCGGCTTCCCGAGCCCGGCCCGCGCTGGACGAGGAGCAGGGCGGAGCCGGCCGGAAGTGCGTCCACGGCGGCCGCGTCGACCGGCGCAAGGAGCCGGTCGGAGGTCTCGGCACGGGCATCGGAGACCTGGATCGACGTGGTGGCGTCCACCGGCTCAGGCAGCCGCGCTCCGCACTGCGAGCAGAAGCGCGCACCGTCGGTGTACTCGGTGCCACAGGTCGCGCAGACCGGCATTGTGGACCCCTTCCCTGACCCTCAGGTTCACCCTGATGCTTGAACTACGAACCTACCAGCCCTCAGGCGTCGAGCGTGGCCTGATAGGCAGCAGCATCGAGAAGCTCGTCCACGTGGCCCGCGTCGGTGGGGACGAGCTCGAAGAGCCAGCCGGCGCCGTACGGGTCGGTGTTGACCTGCTCCGGGGCGGCGTCGAGGCCCTCGTTGACCGCCACGACCTCGCCGGCCAGCGGGGCGTAGACATCGCTGACCGACTTCGTCGACTCGAGCTCGCCGACCGCCGCACCGGCTGCGACGGTGGCTCCCACCTCGGGGAGTGAGACGTAGACGATGTCGCCGAGCGCGTCCTGGGCGTAGTCGGTGATGCCGATCCGGACGGAGCCCGCGGTCTCGCCGGGCGTCCGGACCCATTCGTGCTCGACGGTGTAGCGAAGGTCCGCGGGAGTCGTCATGGGACAGACCCTACTGGGGCCGCACGGAGGTGATGTCAAGAGAGGTCAGCTGGGTGTGGTGCACCTCGGCACCGTCCTCCTCGAACTCGTCCTCCGGGCCGCCGGGGAAGGTGAGGGCGCCGACGAGATTCGTCGGTTCGCCGATGGCCTCGACGACGTACGGCGGCTCGAGGGTCTTGCCGTCGACGACGAGCCCGTCGGTCGCCTGGTCGAAGGAGGACTGGGCCACCAGCCGGACCTTGTCGTTGATCTCGATCGCCTCCGCGCCCACCGAGCGCAGCTCCTGGACCAGGTCGAGGAAGCTGTCGACGCTGACCTCGCCCACCTCTTCGGTGATGGTCAGGCGGATCCCGGGGCCGGTGACGGGCACGGTGCCGGCGAGGATGCTGAGGGTCTGGACCTGGCCCTTGGCCTCGTCGAGGGCGGTCTGCCGCCGCGAGGTCGTGTCACGGAGGTCGTCGCGGGACTTCTCCAGGCGGGTGATCTCGGACTGCGCACGCTGGCTGGTGCCCGCGAGGCCGTTGAGCACGTCGATCAGGTCCTGCTCGCGGTACCCCGAGAACGAGCTGTCGGCGTCACTCGTGCGGACCTGGGTGA of Nocardioides sp. Kera G14 contains these proteins:
- a CDS encoding LLM class F420-dependent oxidoreductase gives rise to the protein MDAGLHYFTFTHEGWETNLTDRLTETAKIADEGGFRLFTVMDHYYQMIPAGGPFEPMLEGYTTLGYLAGITEQLELGLLVTGVTYRHPGLLAKIATTIDVLSRGRAWLGIGAAWYDREHEGLGVPFPSTSERFERLEETLQIVNQMWSDDDGAYDGTHFHLKETINLPQPPRGRLPIMIGGGGERKTLRLVAQYADATHLFAREGVEGVKHKLDVLREHCDKLGRDYDAIEKTIGGGGGLDPVESPDEWLAEMEEYAKLGVTLVTTSPQKNGDPAAWAETFTTNVLPRLKQI
- a CDS encoding peptidylprolyl isomerase, translating into MLKRLPAVLALLLAASSLVACGSDSGKASDSGAECRYPSDGSSTSTTTPPATPVSSADSTATLQLSVGAVPITLHGGAAPCTVNSFVALAKAGYFDGTPCHRLTTAGILVLQCGDPTGSGQGGPGYSFDDELTAAKAFAPGETWSDGTKTVVYPAGTLAMANAGADTNGSQFFLVYGDSSLPPAYTAFGTVGSAGLAVLQQVAKDGTADGSQDGPPKDGVKISSVKLS
- a CDS encoding OsmC family protein, which gives rise to MTTVELTQMGEHRFKATNSRGGIVALGHGDDPDFTPVELLLAAVAGCSALDVDFITGKRAPFETFRARSEGTKLRDEQGNHLDGVTVTFDITFPEGEAGDAARAVLESAIRKSQDRLCTVGRTVALSAPVTYRSGELD
- the pepN gene encoding aminopeptidase N, producing MSLTGQSQSLQRAEAEARRALLSVDGYDITLDLSIDETTYRSVTTIRFTSGSGETFLDLKPVAVHAMTLDGAPLPLDSLDRGRVPLSLSSGAHELTVEATMRFRNDGEGLHRSIDPADGRAYIYGMSFMDAAPSIFACFDQPDLKAPYTFNVTAPADWIVRANAPGTHVAHGVWEFERSEPLSTYFVTLIAGPYHLIEDEHDGIPLGLLARASLADALEEQADDILTVTKQSFDELHRLFGIRYAFGKYDQAFVPEFNAGAMENPGLVTFRDPLIFTSRATRGALIQRATTIAHEMAHQWFGNLVTPQWWDDLWLNESFAEYLGNRVAADATQYDDTMVDLAYARRQWGLVADQAPSTHPVAGNGALDAVAALQDFDGISYIKGSAILRQLAATHGDDVFFAGARDHFERHRFGNATLHDLLDSWSRAGAGDLSGFADEWLLKAGPDALTWDREAGVVRRTPPAGVPAARPHAFRVAVAAGGSWSDDSLNVDSDETAYAPDAEAVILDPYDDTWAVTLPDPSTVAALPALLPSVTDAHLRAGIWNTLRNGFHNAAVDPALLVDIAVASLPLEDAEDGPRRTRAWLLGKVVPLAPAGSLRRLRDTAASALELQEPGSELQLSAFRTLLSTTDSADELRGFLSGVPDGVELDRAVRWRILTRLAEMGATERQELQAAFDADPTGDARVSLTRALCSLPDEEAKAWAWSVFTGETDVSNYEIEAAGAGLWRGGQEHLTAQYVDAYFDTLPRTASIRSGWVLADAASAFFPATSVESTTLARAEALISDPELASPLRRRLTDLADGLRRQLAVTSRWPH
- the rmuC gene encoding DNA recombination protein RmuC, with translation MVFLYLLLGVVLGAALGAAVVTQRLRTQHAAELAAELAGAREQTEAVVREAVAKAGADAESRLAHMESMLHAEHGTLLAQLRQQEAEQRAETEAALAAAKARVASLEEALDEARRAQRDLAEQHRRQAAEREAAAGRESQVVKVIAPVAAQIEKMQHQLLTLETKTAKQQGELAEQIRATQAGVAESRRASTDLANVLRNNNAVRGAWGETQLRNLVESAGLLNRVDFELQHSMTADSGARRPDMVLNLPGGKQMAIDAKVPYNDFMDAQREGLAPEAREQHLRNHAAKVRGHVDTLAAKGYWTGLAVSPEFTVAFIPNDQILNAALDIDPSLLDHSFKQNVLLATPTNLYSMLKTIAFTWKQEALTEDALALFTLGQDLYRRITTMASHVEKLGRSLTTSVKDYNKFVGSLERQVLPAARKINAVDGASLIPAPPEIEEPVRALTAGDLTAELATQEADEVDLFADLARPEFPDGIDQVVDAELVEPDADAV
- the gcvP gene encoding aminomethyl-transferring glycine dehydrogenase — encoded protein: MSDQPTLTSLDAAVPFVRRHIGLDAAAERSMLERLGFDSLDALMDAAVPAGIRSHGRLDLPSAMSEREVADLARALAGQNNPGESLIGLGYHATITPAVIRRNVLEDPSWYTAYTPYQPEISQGRLEALINFQTMIGDLTGLPVANSSLLDEGTAAAEAMTLVRRANRKAGMGAFVVDADALPQTIDVVKTRAEAMGIEVIVADLSEPLPQGQIAGVLLQYPGASGHILDPRPIIEAAHERDALVVVAADLLALTLLEAPGALGADVVVGSAQRFGIPLFYGGPHAGYMAVHSGLERHMPGRLVGVSIDAEGRPAYRLALQTREQHIRREKATSNICTAQVLLAVGASMYAVYHGPDGLTSIATRAHRYAAVLASALQQAGFGLANEAFFDTLTVSAPGRATDIVASARAEGYHLRGVDADTVSLSTSEVTTRTTVIEVLAAFGVSLDEAGIDELDRTAASAIPAGLARRSEFLAHEVFHAHRSETQMLRYLRTLSARDYALDRGMIPLGSCTMKLNATTEMEPISLPGFADLHPFVPAGDATGYQQLVEELEGWLAEATGYDKVSIQPNAGSQGELAGLLAIRGFHRANGQEKRDVCLLPSSAHGTNAASAIMAGMRAVVVKSADDGTVDLDDLRAKCDEHSADLAAIMVTYPSTHGVYEEGITELCEIVHSHGGQVYIDGANFNALLGYAKPGQFGGDVSHLNLHKTFCIPHGGGGPGVGPVAVRSHLAPYLPSHGFHPEESKQSGIGPISAAPYGSAGILPISWAYVRLMGAEGLAAATASAVLSANYVAARLGEYFPVLYRGDSGLVAHECILDLRGLTAATGVTVDDVAKRLIDYGFHAPTMSFPVAGTLMVEPTESEDLGELDRFIEAMIAIRGEIDRVAAGEWTPETSVLRGAPHTSRALVGEWDRAYSRELAVFPTGINPDKYWPPVARIDNAYGDRNLVCSCPPVEAFAAD
- a CDS encoding MerR family transcriptional regulator, whose translation is MNEHEQEIGATAEVLAAAEQADEQGLLFTDDVSPLPDDLGYRGPTACNAAGITYRQLDYWARTGLIEPSVRGASGSGTQRLYSFRDILILKIIKRLLDAGISLQQIRTAVTHLRERGTEDLTRVTLMSDGASVYECTSNDEVIDLLQGGQGVFGIAIGGVWREIEGTLSALPSERTADDAAEADGVAGDELAARRAARKIG